One stretch of Candidatus Wallbacteria bacterium DNA includes these proteins:
- a CDS encoding SIS domain-containing protein: MTPREKADQYLALSHMFRLGEITTEKPHPKTMEMSKLANSNLPRAVSVLKELDLALFHVLRSKAEEIARLGNEIKDTFQSGGRVFLAGCGATGRLSLSLEYFWRMKGPVKLRESVFGMMAGGDSAIIKSIEKFEDHPEYAARQMLGLGFSKNDLMVAITEGGETPFVIGAAEEATRISSRKPYFLYCNPDKDLTPIERSRKVIENPGIVKINLSCGPMALSGSTRMQASTIQMAAAGLALFQGGDRKDLDAEISRMEKAVSETDFSFLSDFIELESATYRDKDYILYETNDYGITILTDSTERAPTFSLLPFENVLDKNPPPSLCYICYPDVDNSPSAWHRLFQRDPRPLNWDGRQELSTEYLMGFDFSKNIKKYREEKVKPSKLHLFGVKRQGDDLVFSFKGKEKKIRVAGLSILAEHTLLKLLLNTHSTLIMGRLDRYQDNFMIWVRPSNNKLIDRSIRYVRHLLSSKGIEPSYEETAYALFEEIETLSHNEPIVLKTVNRLLASNHQTREGAAS, from the coding sequence ATGACACCCAGAGAAAAAGCTGACCAGTACCTAGCGCTTTCACATATGTTCAGGTTAGGTGAAATCACCACTGAAAAACCGCACCCCAAGACCATGGAAATGTCCAAACTCGCCAACAGCAATCTTCCCAGGGCTGTGTCCGTCCTCAAGGAACTCGACCTGGCCCTCTTCCATGTCCTCAGGTCCAAAGCTGAAGAAATCGCCAGGCTTGGCAATGAAATAAAGGATACTTTCCAAAGCGGCGGCAGAGTATTCCTGGCCGGCTGCGGTGCTACAGGCCGGCTTTCGCTTTCCCTGGAATATTTCTGGAGAATGAAGGGTCCGGTTAAACTTAGAGAATCAGTTTTCGGCATGATGGCCGGCGGAGACAGCGCCATCATCAAATCCATCGAGAAATTCGAGGATCATCCTGAATACGCTGCCAGGCAGATGCTGGGTCTGGGATTTTCAAAGAACGACCTGATGGTCGCAATTACAGAAGGCGGTGAAACTCCGTTCGTGATCGGAGCAGCCGAGGAAGCAACCAGGATTTCAAGCCGCAAACCGTATTTTCTCTACTGCAACCCTGACAAAGATCTGACCCCGATCGAGCGGTCCAGAAAAGTAATCGAAAACCCGGGAATAGTGAAGATCAACCTGTCCTGCGGGCCAATGGCTCTCTCAGGCAGCACCAGGATGCAGGCCAGCACGATCCAGATGGCTGCAGCAGGTCTCGCTCTCTTTCAGGGCGGGGACCGGAAGGATCTGGATGCCGAGATCTCCAGAATGGAAAAAGCAGTCTCTGAGACTGACTTCTCATTTCTCAGCGATTTCATTGAACTGGAATCTGCTACTTACAGGGACAAAGACTACATTTTATACGAAACCAATGATTATGGAATTACGATCCTCACGGATTCCACGGAGCGGGCACCCACTTTCAGCCTGCTGCCGTTCGAGAATGTACTTGACAAAAACCCGCCACCTTCTCTCTGCTACATCTGCTATCCTGATGTAGATAATTCCCCCTCTGCCTGGCACAGGCTTTTCCAGCGCGATCCGCGACCGCTGAACTGGGACGGCAGGCAGGAACTTTCCACCGAATACCTGATGGGCTTTGATTTCAGTAAAAACATCAAAAAATACCGCGAAGAAAAAGTGAAACCATCCAAACTGCATCTCTTCGGTGTCAAACGCCAGGGAGATGATCTGGTTTTCAGCTTTAAAGGCAAGGAGAAAAAAATCAGAGTCGCAGGATTGTCGATCCTGGCTGAACACACTTTGCTCAAGCTGCTGCTGAATACCCATTCCACCTTGATCATGGGCCGTCTGGATCGTTATCAGGACAATTTCATGATCTGGGTCAGGCCGAGCAACAACAAGCTGATCGACCGCTCGATCCGATATGTGCGGCATCTGCTCTCCTCAAAGGGAATTGAACCGAGTTACGAGGAAACGGCTTATGCTCTGTTCGAGGAGATTGAAACCCTCAGTCATAATGAACCGATCGTATTGAAAACAGTCAACCGCTTGCTCGCATCCAATCATCAGACCAGGGAAGGTGCGGCATCATGA